The genomic interval ATCATGAACCATCAGTAATATTGTGCCAAGAGTTGGGACAAAATCCTGCGTCTATACAACTATGCTAAACAGCATAAAAGCAGTATTTTAAAGGAGCGCCACATGGCAGCACAAATTTGGTATGAAAAGGATGCTAACCCTTCAGTTCTCGATGGTAAGAAGGTAGCAATCATTGGTTATGGTTCCCAAGGTCACGCACATGCACTCAACTTGCGTGATTCCGGCGTAGACGTAGTAGTTGGTCTTCGTCCAAATTCTAAGTCTGTAGAATTTGCCAAGGAACAGGGCCTTGAGGTGAAATCTGTTGCAGATGCAACTGCAGAAGCAGACATCATCATGATTTTGGCTCCAGATCAGTACCAGCGTACCATTTGGGCAAATGACATCGAGCCAAATTTGAAGCCAGGCGCAGCAATCGCTTTCGCACACGGTTTTAACATTCATTACGGCTACATTAAGCCATCTGAGGATCATCCAGTATTCATGGTTGCTCCAAAGGGACCTGGTCACATTGTTCGCCGTCAGTACACTGAAGGCCGCGGCGTACCAGTAGTTGTAGCAGTTGAGCAGGATCCACAGGGCAATGCTTGGGATATTACCCTTGCATATTCCGCAGGTATTGGTGCTTTGCGCGCAGGTGCTATTAAGACCACCTTCAAGGAAGAAACTGAAACCGATCTCTTCGGTGAGCAGAACGTTCTTATGGGTGGCGTGAACAAGCTCGTAGAAATGGGCTTCGAAGTTCTTACCGATGCTGGCTACCAGCCAGAAATCGCATATTTTGAGGTATGCCACGAGTTGAAGATGCTCGTAGACCTCATGAATGAAGGTGGCTTGAACAAGGCTCGCTGGTCTTGCTCTGACACCGCACAGTATGGTGACTACACCAATACTGTTGTGGACGAATCCTGCCGTGAGCGTATGCAGTATCACTTGAAGCGCATTCAGGATGGTTCCTTCGCTAAGGAATTCATCGATGATCAGGATGCAGGCGCACCACACTTCAAGGAGCTGCAGGAGAAGTATTCCAACGTTCGCATCGAAACTGTTGGTCCAAAGCTTCGTGCAATGTTCTCTTGGAACAGTGAAGGTGTTGCTGATGCTGATGAAGGTCAGTCCTTCAACGGTAAGATTGCTCGTACCCAGGTACAGGAGTAATCCAGCCACCTAGCGAGAC from Alloscardovia omnicolens carries:
- the ilvC gene encoding ketol-acid reductoisomerase → MAAQIWYEKDANPSVLDGKKVAIIGYGSQGHAHALNLRDSGVDVVVGLRPNSKSVEFAKEQGLEVKSVADATAEADIIMILAPDQYQRTIWANDIEPNLKPGAAIAFAHGFNIHYGYIKPSEDHPVFMVAPKGPGHIVRRQYTEGRGVPVVVAVEQDPQGNAWDITLAYSAGIGALRAGAIKTTFKEETETDLFGEQNVLMGGVNKLVEMGFEVLTDAGYQPEIAYFEVCHELKMLVDLMNEGGLNKARWSCSDTAQYGDYTNTVVDESCRERMQYHLKRIQDGSFAKEFIDDQDAGAPHFKELQEKYSNVRIETVGPKLRAMFSWNSEGVADADEGQSFNGKIARTQVQE